In one window of Tubulanus polymorphus chromosome 3, tnTubPoly1.2, whole genome shotgun sequence DNA:
- the LOC141902601 gene encoding organic cation/carnitine transporter 2-like isoform X1: protein MDDAIERTYKQLLKGSKKWHILTYLCWVIPANFVYALFSMSVVFTAGVPEHHCTVPDNTSIPRKKNGDPESCLIYSNLTSHNKTEQCFNWTYPDIDFGTTIVSEWNLVCEQNYLGELSQSFYIMGAIAATLLIAPLADIYGRKLLFLVINGSLVFTGIGAAYAVNYAMFAAFRVLNGMAGEACLMIAIVASVELFPKNLRTFAGQILFVWWSIGMMLLDLMAYFIRNWRHLQLAVAIMPVITIIDIWLIPESVPWLLSKGKVEQAEEIVKKAAAFNGTTLPQHPFEVQTEAKEEKELGRMTLFREPILRRITFILFALWFVNNLVYYGLSLSAAELAGDRFLNFFLMALVEIPATICCMFVLESRAGRRIALSSFHILAGISLILLVCVPPVTASGKNLMSLSVFLTLVGKFSIAASYNVVIQYSLELYPTSIRNTGSGTSSFTAPVAGTLAPFTAYLARLVPWAPGVIFGVMSLFVGILALLLPETRGWPLPHSLEDMKQWHLPSITCGLLNRRKKNKSVRVNSNEEKEQATTLL from the exons ATGGATGACGCGATTGAGAGGACTTACAAACAGTTGTTGAAGGGTAGCAAAAAGTGGCATATTCTCACTTACCTCTGTTGGGTTATACCTGCGAACTTCGTGTACGCGCTTTTTTCCATGTCAGTAGTTTTTACAG CTGGTGTACCGGAGCACCACTGTACAGTCCCTGACAATACATCGATACCGAGAAAAAAGAATGGGGATCCAGAATCCTGTCTCATTTACAGTAATCTAACCTCCCATAATAAAACAGAGCAATGTTTCAATTGGACCTATCCTGATATAGATTTTGGAACTACAATCGTGTCCGAG TGGAATTTAGTTTGTGAACAGAACTACCTCGGTGAACTATCACAGTCATTCTATATAATGGGTGCGATAGCTGCTACGTTATTGATAGCGCCGCTTGCTGATATCTATGGAAGGAAACTTTTATTTTTGGTTATCAATGGTTCACTGGTTTTCACTGGCATTGGTGCTGCTTATGCCGTGAACTACGCCATGTTTGCAGCATTCAGAGTTCTAAATGGCATGGCTGGCGAA GCTTGTTTGATGATAGCTATTGTCGCATCTGTTGAACTGTTTCCAAAAAATCTACGAACGTTTGCCGGTCAGATATTGTTTGTATGGTGGAGCATTGGAATGATGTTACTTGATTTGATGGCGTATTTTATCAGGAATTGGCGTCACTTACAGCTAGCAGTGGCTATCATGCCAGTCATaacaattattgatatttg GTTGATACCCGAATCTGTGCCATGGCTGTTGTCAAAAGGAAAGGTAGAACAAGCTGAAGAAATCGTTAAAAAGGCAGCTGCCTTTAATGGAACGACACTTCCACAACATCCATTCGAAGTACAGACTGAGgcaaaagaagaaaaagaactcGGTCGAATGACACTATTTCGCGAACCAATTCTTAGACGAATTACGTTTATACTGTTTGCTTTATG GTTTGTCAACAATCTAGTTTACTATGGTTTATCACTATCAGCAGCTGAATTAGCCGGTGACCGATTCTTGAACTTCTTCCTCATGGCTCTAGTCGAAATACCCGCTACTATTTGTTGTATGTTTGTTTTAGAAAG TCGAGCTGGGCGACGAATAGCGTTATCtagttttcatattttagcCGGTATTTCACTAATTCTACTCGTATGTGTACCACCTGTCACAG CGAGTGGAAAAAATCTGATGTCCTTATCCGTATTTCTGACTTTAGTTGGTAAATTTAGTATCGCAGCCTCATATAATGTAGTCATCCAATATAGTTTAGAATTGTATCCTACATCAATTAG GAATACCGGGTCTGGAACATCATCGTTTACGGCCCCGGTCGCTGGCACTTTAGCACCATTTACTGCTTATCTA gcgCGTTTGGTGCCGTGGGCTCCCGGAGTTATTTTCGGTGTTATGTCCCTGTTCGTCGGAATTCTGGCTTTGCTGTTACCGGAAACGAGAGGATGGCCATTACCGCATAGTTTGGAGGATATGAAACAGTGGCACCTACCGAGTATAACGTGTGGTTTATTGAACagaagaaaaaagaataaatcagTACGTGTTAACAGCAATGAAGAAAAGGAGCAAGCGACTACTTTACTTTGA
- the LOC141902601 gene encoding organic cation transporter protein-like isoform X2, which translates to MGAIAATLLIAPLADIYGRKLLFLVINGSLVFTGIGAAYAVNYAMFAAFRVLNGMAGEACLMIAIVASVELFPKNLRTFAGQILFVWWSIGMMLLDLMAYFIRNWRHLQLAVAIMPVITIIDIWLIPESVPWLLSKGKVEQAEEIVKKAAAFNGTTLPQHPFEVQTEAKEEKELGRMTLFREPILRRITFILFALWFVNNLVYYGLSLSAAELAGDRFLNFFLMALVEIPATICCMFVLESRAGRRIALSSFHILAGISLILLVCVPPVTASGKNLMSLSVFLTLVGKFSIAASYNVVIQYSLELYPTSIRNTGSGTSSFTAPVAGTLAPFTAYLARLVPWAPGVIFGVMSLFVGILALLLPETRGWPLPHSLEDMKQWHLPSITCGLLNRRKKNKSVRVNSNEEKEQATTLL; encoded by the exons ATGGGTGCGATAGCTGCTACGTTATTGATAGCGCCGCTTGCTGATATCTATGGAAGGAAACTTTTATTTTTGGTTATCAATGGTTCACTGGTTTTCACTGGCATTGGTGCTGCTTATGCCGTGAACTACGCCATGTTTGCAGCATTCAGAGTTCTAAATGGCATGGCTGGCGAA GCTTGTTTGATGATAGCTATTGTCGCATCTGTTGAACTGTTTCCAAAAAATCTACGAACGTTTGCCGGTCAGATATTGTTTGTATGGTGGAGCATTGGAATGATGTTACTTGATTTGATGGCGTATTTTATCAGGAATTGGCGTCACTTACAGCTAGCAGTGGCTATCATGCCAGTCATaacaattattgatatttg GTTGATACCCGAATCTGTGCCATGGCTGTTGTCAAAAGGAAAGGTAGAACAAGCTGAAGAAATCGTTAAAAAGGCAGCTGCCTTTAATGGAACGACACTTCCACAACATCCATTCGAAGTACAGACTGAGgcaaaagaagaaaaagaactcGGTCGAATGACACTATTTCGCGAACCAATTCTTAGACGAATTACGTTTATACTGTTTGCTTTATG GTTTGTCAACAATCTAGTTTACTATGGTTTATCACTATCAGCAGCTGAATTAGCCGGTGACCGATTCTTGAACTTCTTCCTCATGGCTCTAGTCGAAATACCCGCTACTATTTGTTGTATGTTTGTTTTAGAAAG TCGAGCTGGGCGACGAATAGCGTTATCtagttttcatattttagcCGGTATTTCACTAATTCTACTCGTATGTGTACCACCTGTCACAG CGAGTGGAAAAAATCTGATGTCCTTATCCGTATTTCTGACTTTAGTTGGTAAATTTAGTATCGCAGCCTCATATAATGTAGTCATCCAATATAGTTTAGAATTGTATCCTACATCAATTAG GAATACCGGGTCTGGAACATCATCGTTTACGGCCCCGGTCGCTGGCACTTTAGCACCATTTACTGCTTATCTA gcgCGTTTGGTGCCGTGGGCTCCCGGAGTTATTTTCGGTGTTATGTCCCTGTTCGTCGGAATTCTGGCTTTGCTGTTACCGGAAACGAGAGGATGGCCATTACCGCATAGTTTGGAGGATATGAAACAGTGGCACCTACCGAGTATAACGTGTGGTTTATTGAACagaagaaaaaagaataaatcagTACGTGTTAACAGCAATGAAGAAAAGGAGCAAGCGACTACTTTACTTTGA